One Candidatus Methylomirabilota bacterium DNA window includes the following coding sequences:
- a CDS encoding DEAD/DEAH box helicase, translated as MEFGELDLPEPVREGIRVAGFTTATPIQEAALPVALRGKDVAGQAQTGTGKTAAFLIATFTRLLRASSAPRRDGNPRALIIAPTRELVVQIETDARLLGQFTGLRPLVVYGGVDYAKQREALRGPVDLLIGTPGRLIDYLKQRVWTPAHVEVLILDEADRMFDMGFIADIRWILRRLPPPEARQSFLFSATLSFRVLELTYEFMNNPVQITVSPEHVTVEQVEQVLYHVGHHEKFGLLLGLLRAEQGSRVLIFANTREEARRLVDRLERNGHRARPLIGDLDQRQRLRTLTDFKDGKFPVLVATDVASRGLHIPEVSHVYNWDLPQDAEDYVHRIGRTARAGAFGKAISLVDEASAFFLESVERFIGQRIRVEWADDGLYLPEIKPTVAERRQAAAERDARRAQAQSRAPRERFHGGGRGPSGERPPPRREAAAPRAAEAGEARGAPGAAGRTGRHRRRRGRGPRGAPGAGPEPPRPAT; from the coding sequence ATGGAGTTCGGCGAGCTCGACCTTCCGGAGCCGGTCCGCGAAGGTATCCGCGTCGCCGGCTTCACGACGGCGACGCCGATTCAGGAGGCCGCGCTGCCGGTCGCGCTCCGGGGCAAGGACGTGGCCGGGCAGGCCCAGACCGGCACCGGGAAGACGGCGGCCTTCCTCATCGCGACCTTCACGCGGCTCCTCCGGGCCTCCTCCGCGCCCCGGCGGGACGGGAATCCCCGAGCTCTCATCATCGCGCCGACGCGCGAGCTGGTCGTCCAGATCGAGACCGATGCCCGGCTCCTCGGCCAGTTCACCGGCCTGCGGCCCCTGGTCGTCTACGGTGGCGTGGACTACGCGAAGCAGCGCGAGGCTCTCCGGGGGCCGGTCGACCTCCTGATCGGGACGCCCGGCCGTCTCATCGACTACCTGAAGCAGCGCGTGTGGACCCCGGCCCACGTGGAGGTGCTCATCCTCGACGAGGCGGACCGGATGTTCGACATGGGGTTCATCGCCGACATCCGGTGGATCCTCCGCCGGCTGCCGCCCCCGGAGGCCCGCCAGTCCTTCCTGTTCTCGGCGACGCTGTCGTTCCGGGTCCTCGAGCTGACGTACGAGTTCATGAACAACCCGGTGCAGATCACGGTGTCGCCGGAGCACGTCACGGTGGAGCAAGTCGAGCAGGTCCTGTATCACGTCGGGCACCACGAGAAGTTCGGACTCTTGCTCGGGCTCCTGCGCGCGGAGCAGGGCTCGCGCGTCCTCATCTTCGCCAACACGCGGGAGGAGGCGCGCCGGCTGGTCGACCGACTCGAGCGCAACGGCCACCGGGCGCGCCCGCTCATCGGAGACCTCGATCAGCGACAGCGGCTCCGGACGCTCACCGACTTCAAGGACGGCAAGTTCCCCGTCCTCGTCGCGACCGACGTGGCGTCCCGCGGGCTCCACATCCCCGAGGTCAGCCACGTCTACAACTGGGATCTGCCGCAGGACGCGGAAGACTACGTCCACCGGATCGGCCGCACCGCCCGGGCCGGCGCCTTCGGAAAGGCCATCAGCCTGGTGGACGAGGCGAGCGCCTTCTTCCTCGAGAGCGTGGAGCGGTTCATCGGCCAGCGGATCCGCGTCGAGTGGGCGGACGACGGCCTGTACCTGCCCGAGATCAAGCCGACGGTGGCCGAGCGCCGCCAGGCCGCCGCCGAGCGCGATGCGCGGCGGGCCCAGGCCCAGAGCCGCGCTCCGCGCGAACGCTTCCACGGCGGCGGCCGCGGGCCGAGCGGCGAGCGCCCCCCGCCCCGCCGCGAGGCGGCCGCCCCGCGGGCCGCCGAGGCCGGCGAGGCTCGCGGCGCGCCGGGCGCCGCGGGGAGGACCGGCCGGCACCGGCGGCGGCGAGGCCGGGGGCCCCGTGGGGCGCCGGGGGCCGGTCCGGAGCCGCCGCGGCCCGCCACCTAA